In the Solibacillus sp. FSL K6-1523 genome, one interval contains:
- a CDS encoding phosphate-starvation-inducible protein PsiE: MAKKVKEYTIAPERVEEALNVRDRMIIELLVQVLDEQLVIERPVLQERLQNLIELSSHDRELKDTLHGLTKKL; the protein is encoded by the coding sequence ATGGCAAAGAAAGTAAAAGAATATACAATCGCACCTGAGCGTGTGGAAGAAGCGTTAAACGTTCGTGACCGTATGATTATTGAATTATTAGTACAAGTATTAGATGAGCAATTAGTAATTGAGCGCCCAGTTTTACAAGAGCGTTTACAAAACTTAATTGAACTATCTAGCCATGACCGTGAGTTAAAAGATACATTACACGGCTTAACAAAAAAACTATAA